The segment CGGTCGCAAAGGACGCGCCTCACTTTTCCGACACCGGCGGGCCGGCCATTCCGCGCGACGCAGGAGTCTCGTCCGCGGGTTTGCAGGAACCTCGCCCCGCCCTCGCCGAACCGCTCCGGCTCTTCCGAATCGTTCCCGGTTTTCTGCTGCGGGGCTTAGCCAGCACTGTAGCGGTTCACCACCGCGACGCCGTCTTCCCGGAGCGCGACGATCGCGCGCTCGTCGTCGCCGGGCTGCACGTTCACCGCGCGACAACCGTTCGCGATCACCTCCACCTCGAACCCGAGTTGGCGCGCATCGAGCGCGGTGAACTTCACGCAGTAATCCAACGCCAGCCCGAGCACGGCGACGTGAGTCACACCCCGCTCGCGGAGGTAGTCGCCCAGGCCGGTGGACTTGCGGTGGCCGTTGTCGAAAAAGCCGCTGTAGCTGTCGATCCGCGGATCCGTGCCTTTTCGAAACACCCGCTCGAGGCCATGCACATCCAGCCCTGGCGCCAACTCCGCGCCCGCGGTGTCCTGCACGCAGTGTACCGGCCAGAGCACCTGTTCCAATCCGTCGAGCAGGATCACCTCGCCCACCCGCCGGCCCGGATGATTCGCCGCAAAACTGCCATGCTCGCGCGGATGCCAGTCCTGCGTCGCCACGACGCAGGCGAAGTCGCCCGATCCGATCGCGCGGTTCGCCACCGCCAGCACCGCATCGCCATCCGGTACCGGCAACGCGCCCGTGGGTAGAAAATCGTTTTGGAGATCGACGAGAATAAGCGCACGCATGGTGCTCCCGTCCGGTTCGTCGGGTTTTGGTTCCCCGCGCCACCGGCTTTGCTGTTGCCCGAAACGGCGCGGCACGCAGACTGCCGCTGTCATGTGTCTCGCCGTGCCGGGTCGAATCCTCGCGATCTCCGGAGCTGATTTCTTCCGCACCGCGCGCGTGGATTTCGGTGGAATCGTCAAGGAAGTGAACCTGGCCTGCGTGCCGGAAGCTCGCCTCGACGATTACGTGCTCGTCCACGTCGGTGTCGCGCTCAGCGTCATCGACGAACGCGAGGCCGCAGAGGTGTTTTCCTACCTCAAACAAATGGAGGAGCTCGCGGAGTTGGCGCCGCCGCCGCCGGTCGACTCTTCGCCCCCTGCTACGCCTCCGTCGTGAAATTCGTTGACGAGTATCGCGACGCTCCCGCCGCACACCAACTCGCCGACGCGATCGCGCGGCGCGTGACACGTCCGTGGACGCTGATGGAAATCTGCGGGGGTCAAACCCACAGCATCCTCAAATTTGGAATCGATGAACTGCTGCCGCGCGCGGTGACGCTCGTGCACGGACCGGGCTGCCCCGTGTGCGTCACTCCGGTGGAATTGATCGACGCAGCGATCGCTCTCGCCGGCCGTCCCGGCGTCGTCCTGTGCTCCTTCGGCGACATGCTGCGCGTGCCCGGCTCGGGGTCGGACCTGCTCACCGCCCGCGCGCGCGGGGCCGAGGTGCGCACCGTGTATTCGCCGCTCGATGCGGTGGCGCTGGCGCAGCGCGAACCCGCGCGCGAAGTGGTGTTCTTCGCGGTCGGCTTCGAAACCACGGCGCCGGCCAACGCCATGGCCGTTCTGCAAGCGCACCGCCTCAAGCTGCGAAACTTCTCACTGCTGATTTCGCACGTGCTGGTGCCGCCCGCGATTGCCGCGATTTTATCCGCGCCCGACAATTGCGTGCAGGGATTTCTCGCCGCCGGTCATGTGTGCACGGTGATGGGTTTGGAAGAATATCATCCCCTTGCGGCGCAGTTCCACGTGCCGATCGTCGCCACGGGTTTTGAACCGGTGGACATTCTGCGCGGGGTGCTCGATTGCATCGAGCAACTCGAGAGCGGCCGCGCCGAAGTGACCAACGCCTACGGTCGCGTCGTCCGTGAGGCCGGCAACCCGCACGCCCAAGCAGTCATGCGCGAGGTCTTCATACCCTGCGATCGCAACTGGCGCGGGCTCGGGGTGATTCCGCACAGCGGGCTCACACTCCGCGAGGAGTTCGCGTCGTTCGACGCGCTGCGGCGCTTCGATCTCGCCGCGGTAGCCACGGCCACCGCAGGCGAATGCATCGCCGGCACGATTCTGCGCGGGCGCGCGAAGCCGCCGGCCTGCGCCGCATTCGGCACGCGCTGCACTCCTGAGCATCCACTCGGCGCCCCGATGGTTTCCAGCGAGGGCGCCTGCGCGGCGTATTATCGCTACCGCGCGCGTAGCTCACCGTAACGGCTAGTCCGCGGGCTGGCAGATGTCTCCGCCACTTCGCGTATTCGCTCAGCAGATCCGCGGCAGCTGTTCGCCGCTGAGGCGATCCAGCACGCGCTCGACGCCGAGCACCGAGCGTAGCGTCACCTGGCCGGCCGGACCGCCGCTCACGCGTCCGATGCTGACCACCGGGCCGCCCGGTGCGGTGCGCGCGAGGAGGCTCTGCGCCGCGTCCGCCTGGACCGCCGGCATGAACGCGACGCAGCGACCCTCGTTGGCCACGTAAAATGAGTCGAGCCCGAGCAGTTCGCACGCGCCCCGCACCGGCTCTGTGACCGCGACCTTCGCCTCGTCGATCGCGATGCCGCACCGCGCCGATTCCGCGATCTCGATCAGCGCCGTTGCCAAGCCGCCTCGCGTTAAATCCCGCAGACAGTGCACTTCGATGCCGCCGGCCAGCAGCGCCTCCACCGCCGGCCACAGCGGCGCACAGTCGCTCACGATCGGCGATTCGAATGCGAGTCCCTCCCGCTGCGCGAGAATCGCCATGCCGTGCCGGCCGATGTCTCCGCTCAACACCACGGCGTCGCCGGGTCGCACGGCGGCCGGCCCGATGGTGCCCGGTTGTTCGATCCAGCCGATTCCGGCGGTGTTGATGTAAACCCCGTCTCCCTTTCCGCGCTCCACCACTTTCGTGTCGCCCGTCACGATCTCGACGTTCGCCGCCCGCGCGGCGTCGGCCATCGAACGCACCACGCGCTCGAGCGTTTCCATCGGCAATCCCTCCTCCAACACGAATCCCGCGCTCAGCCAGCGCGGCCGCGCGCCGCACATCGCCAAATCGTTGACCGTGCCGGTCACGGCCAGCGCTCCAATATCCCCGCCTGGGAAGAACAGCGGCTTCACCACGTGCGTGTCGGTCGTGAACGCGAGCCGCACGCCGGCCGGCACATTCAACACCGCGCCATCGTGCCGCGCGTCCAGCGCAGGGTTGCGGAACGCCGGACCGAACACCCGCTCGATCAGCTGCTGCGTGAGCCGGCCGCCGCCCCCATGCGCAAGCGTGATCTCGGCGTGCGCCATCAGCGGTGCGGGGCAACTCAATCCGATCGGATTCGGCAGGGGCTCGGACACGACGAGAGCAGCTTGGCGGATTCGCCGCCCTCGACAAGCCTCGCCGCCGACGGCCGCCTCACAACCCAAACGCCGCCATTGCCCCGCCCGTGAGCAGCAGCGTGAGTCCGGCCAGCGCGTGCGTATAGCGCTCCGCGACACCCAGCCGGATCCGCTGCACGCCGTAAAGCCCGAGCAGCACGGCGCCGAGCATGGCGAGCAATGTCATCGTGCCGAACACGACCGAAACCAGCGCCACACCCAACCAGTCCCGTTCCGCCGCCGGCACCATCACCAGCGGGATCATCGGTTCACACGGTCCGAACACGAAAATCGCGAATAACACCCACGGCGTGATCGATCGCGCTCGTCCAGTCCCGTCCTCCACCTGCGCGCCAGCGTGGACATGGATGTGCTCACCTTCGTGGGAATGCGCGTGCCGATGCAATCCGGTCTGCGTGTGCCAATGCGCATGATCGTGCGACTGACCTCGTGCGGCGCGGCGCAATCCCCAGGCAAAGTAAATCGCACCAAACGCGATCAAGCCCCAGGTCGCCACGCTTCCACGCACCGACTCGATGTGCGCCACGCGCTGCAGTTCCACCCCGAACCATGCGGCCACGATTCCAAGGCCGATCGAGCTGGTGAGGTGCCCGAGGCCGCACGCGAGCGTGATCCAGCTCGTCCGCTGCCAGCTCCAGTTTCTCGCCCGTGCCATCGCCACAAACGGCACGTAATGGTCCGGCCCCGCCAGCGTATGAATCACGGCGACCGCCACGCAACTGGAGCATAGCAATAGGGTTCCTGCGTCCATCGACCGGAGTTTTGCTGACGCCACGCCGCCGCAGGGGCGGCGACCACACGATGCACGCTGTTCGGCCGCGCTTTGTCAATCGAGGCCGCCGTTCGCTGGCTCGACACGGCCGATGGTCCGGCCAAGATCGCGCCATGCACGAGTTCGGCCTGGCCGAATCTGCCCTGCAGTCCGCGCTCGCCGCCGCGCGCGACGCCCACGCTGCCCAGGTGCTTCGCGTCGTCATCCGTATCGGCGAGCTGTCCGGGGTCGACGCAGAGTCCTTCCGTTTTGCCTTTGCGTCGATTCGTGCCGGCACACCCGCAAGCGAGGCCGAGTTGGAAATCGAAGCCGTGCCGGCAAAGGCTCGTTGCGGCGCCTGCGGCCGAGGCTTCAGTCCGGCCGATTCCGTTGACGGCGGTTGTCCGCATTGCGGCTCGCCACACGTAACGATCGCGGCCGGCCGCGAACTCGACTTGGTGCGACTCGAAGTTTCCTGAAAACCATGGCCACCGATCCCCGCCCCCCGCCCGCTGCGGCCGACGTGATCCACGTCGACGTGCGCGATCCCGCCGACGAACTCCCCGCACCGCCTGGTGATCCGGTGCCTGGGGTCGCGCGGACGCTCGATCTCAAGGTGAGACTGCTCGACGAGAACGACCGTCAGGCCTCAGCCAACCGCACGCTCCTCGGCAGCCGCGGCATTCGCGCCCTCAATTTCGTCTCGGCACCAGGCTCGGGCAAAACCACGTTGCTGCAGCGCACGCTCGCCGCGCTCGAATCCGAGATTCGCTGCGCCGTTCTCGTGGGCGATCTCGAGACCGACAACGACGCACGCCGACTCCGTCGCCCCGGTCTCCCGGTCGCACAGATCACCACTGGCAGCGCCTGTCACCTCGACGCGAGCATGATCGCGCGTGGACTCGCCGCCCTCCCACTCGAGGGCGTGCGGCTGCTGTTTATCGAGAACGTCGGCAACCTCGTGTGCCCCGCTTCCTTCGATCTCGGAGAAAACCGCCGCGTCGTGCTGCTGTCGTGCACCGAAGGGGAAGACAAGCCGCTGAAGTATCCGCCGATGTTCGCCAGCGCGCACGCTGTGCTGCTCACGAAAACCGATCTCGCCGCCGCCGCCGGATTCGATCTCGCCGCCGCACGTGCCGCGATTAAACGCGCTGCGCCTCAGGCGGCGATGTTCGAGCTGTCCGCACGCACCGGCGAAGGCTTCGACGCCTGGCTGGCTTATCTTCGCGCGCTGCTGTGAATGACCACGATGCAGGTGGCAAGGACGTCTCGTCCATGATCACGGGCGGGACGCCCGTGCCACACGCAGCGCGAGCCACCCGCTCTCCACCGGCGTCATCCGACGACGACGACCGGTTGTTGGAAATCACCGGCACGGTGCAGGGCATCGGGTTTCGCCCGTTTGTCGCGCGGCTGGCCAAAGAGCTGCGGATTCGCGGTTGGGTTCGCAACAATCCCCGCGGAGCCGCGCTGCGGATCGCTGGCGCTCCCGACCGCTTGGACGAGTTTCTCCTCCGGCTGCGTGCCGAACTGCCCGCCGCCGGGAAAATCGACTCACTGGAGCAACCTCCCGCGGGCGTCCGCGCCGACCTGCCCCCTTGTCCCGCCGCCGGCTTCGAGATCATCGCGAGTGCGACCACCGAACCGCCTACGTCGGCCGTCACGCCCGACCTGGCGATCTGCGCGGACTGTTTGGCCGAGCTCGGAAGTCCGCGCGATCGCCGCCACGGATATCCGTTTATCAACTGCACGCACTGCGGTCCACGCTACACGATTCTTCGTGCGCTGCCCTACGACCGACCGAACACGACGATGGCGGAGTTCGTGATGTGTCACGACTGCGCCCGCGAATACGGCGATCCGCGCAACCGTCGCCATCACGCGCAGCCGAACGCGTGTTCCGTTTGCGGACCGCACGTGACGCTGGAGGATCCCCCCGGAAAAAAACTCGCGGAGCGCGACGAGGCGATCGCAGCCGCGGCTGCATCCCTGCTGCACGGAAACATTGTCGCGGTGAAAGGCATCGGCGGATTTCATCTGCTGGCCGATGGCACCAACGAAACCGCGGTCGCAGAGCTGCGCCGCCGCAAGCATCGCGAGGAGAAACCGCTCGCCGTCATGTTTCCCTCGCTCGCCGCGGTCCGCGAAATGGCCGAGCTCAGCGAGGAGGAGGAGCGACAACTCACGTCGGCCGCCGCGCCGATCGTGCTGGTGCGCCGTCGGCCCGGCGCGGCGCTCGCCGTTTCGATCGCTCCCGGCAACCCGTGCGTTGGCGCGTTCCTGCCCTACACTCCGCTGCACAAGCTGCTACTCGACGCGTGTGCCCGGCCGCTGGTCGCCACCAGCGGCAACCTCGCCGAGGAGCCGCTCTGCACCGGGAACGTCGAAGCGCGCGAACGGCTCGGCCGGATCGCCGACCTGTTCCTCACGCACAACCGCGCCATCGCGCGACCGATCGACGACTCTGTCATCCGCGTGGCGCGCGATGGGCCGGTCCTGCTCCGCCGAGCGCGGGGCTTCGCGCCGACCCCCTTGCCCCTCCCCGCCGATTGCCGGTGCCGGCCGCCGCTACTGTGCGTGGGGGGAGAGCTGAAAAGCACCATCGCCGTGACCACGGACACCAACCTCGTGCTCAGTCCGCATATCGGCGACCTGGAAAGTCCGCTCGCGCGCGCGGCCTTTCGCCACACGATCGACCTGTTCCGCTCGCTGCACGAGCTCACCTTCCGCGCCGTCGGGTGCGACGCGCATCCCGATTACGCGTCGACGATTTTCGCGGAATCCCTGGGGCTGCCGGTGGTTCGCGTGCAGCATCATCTCGCGCACCTGCTGGCTTGTCTGCTGGAACACGGCGGCGGGCCAGAGCGCGTGCTTGGCGTGGCGTGGGACGGCACCGGCTACGGCAGCGACGGCACGATCTGGGGCGGCGAGTTCATCGTCGTCGATCGTCGCGCGCACACCGCGCGGCGCGTCGGTCACCTTCGCCCCTTTCGGCTGCCCGGCGGCGAGGCCGCAATTCGGGCGCCGTGGCGGACAGCGCTCGGTCTGCTCCACGCCCTCTCGCCTGATGCATCAACCGCGCTGAACACCCTGCCCAACACCCCAGAAGCGCAGCAAGTCCGCGCGCTGCTCGACGGCGGCCGGCACGCGCCGATCACGACCAGCGCCGGCCGGCTGTTTGACGGCGTGGCCGCGATGCTCGGGCTTCGCCAGCAAGTCACTTTCGAGGGACAGGCCGCGATGGACGTGGAAGCGATTGCTACCGATGCAGAGCCCAACATCACCGGCTGGCCGATGCCGATCGGGACATCCGAGCAAACCGGCCGGCTCGAGCTCGACTGGCGCCCGGCGCTGGCCGCGCTCACCCGCGAACTCGCGCACACGCCGGTGCCGACGCTGGCAGCGCGTTTTCACGCCACGCTCGCCGCAGGCATCGCCGCGCTGGCCGAGCGTGTCGGCATCGAGGACGTCGTACTGAGCGGCGGCTGTTTTCAAAACGTCCGGTTGCTCGAGCTCACCACCGCCGCGCTGCAGGCGAAAGGTTTTCGCGTGCTGCGACATCGCATGCTGCCGCCCAACGACGGCGGCATCGCCGCCGGTCAGGCCCTCGGCGCGTTGTGGGGGATCACGTCGGTCGAATGAACCGCCACCCGTGGGAGCCGCGGCTCATTTCCGCTTCGGTTCGCGCAGCTTCGAGTAGACCTGCCGGAAATAGGAGCTTGGGCTGAACCGCGTCGCCTGCGGTTTTTCGCTCCAGGTCGGCCGCACCATGTTCATGCCCTCGCCGTCGCCGTTCCACGCCCAGGCGAGCAGCGTCCATCCTTTCGCGCGGGCGTGATCCACCAGCGCCGACCAGTCGGCGCGACCTTTGCGGCGTCCGCCGAATTCGCCGACCAGCACCGGCCGGCCGCTCGCTTCGAGCGCGTCGAGATCAGCCGTCGTCATCCAATGCCGCGGCCCGTATTCAACCCACCCGCTCGCATAAATGTGCACCGAGAAAATGATGTTCGT is part of the Opitutus terrae PB90-1 genome and harbors:
- the pncA gene encoding bifunctional nicotinamidase/pyrazinamidase, which translates into the protein MRALILVDLQNDFLPTGALPVPDGDAVLAVANRAIGSGDFACVVATQDWHPREHGSFAANHPGRRVGEVILLDGLEQVLWPVHCVQDTAGAELAPGLDVHGLERVFRKGTDPRIDSYSGFFDNGHRKSTGLGDYLRERGVTHVAVLGLALDYCVKFTALDARQLGFEVEVIANGCRAVNVQPGDDERAIVALREDGVAVVNRYSAG
- a CDS encoding HypC/HybG/HupF family hydrogenase formation chaperone encodes the protein MPGRILAISGADFFRTARVDFGGIVKEVNLACVPEARLDDYVLVHVGVALSVIDEREAAEVFSYLKQMEELAELAPPPPVDSSPPATPPS
- the hypD gene encoding hydrogenase formation protein HypD encodes the protein MKFVDEYRDAPAAHQLADAIARRVTRPWTLMEICGGQTHSILKFGIDELLPRAVTLVHGPGCPVCVTPVELIDAAIALAGRPGVVLCSFGDMLRVPGSGSDLLTARARGAEVRTVYSPLDAVALAQREPAREVVFFAVGFETTAPANAMAVLQAHRLKLRNFSLLISHVLVPPAIAAILSAPDNCVQGFLAAGHVCTVMGLEEYHPLAAQFHVPIVATGFEPVDILRGVLDCIEQLESGRAEVTNAYGRVVREAGNPHAQAVMREVFIPCDRNWRGLGVIPHSGLTLREEFASFDALRRFDLAAVATATAGECIAGTILRGRAKPPACAAFGTRCTPEHPLGAPMVSSEGACAAYYRYRARSSP
- the hypE gene encoding hydrogenase expression/formation protein HypE — its product is MAHAEITLAHGGGGRLTQQLIERVFGPAFRNPALDARHDGAVLNVPAGVRLAFTTDTHVVKPLFFPGGDIGALAVTGTVNDLAMCGARPRWLSAGFVLEEGLPMETLERVVRSMADAARAANVEIVTGDTKVVERGKGDGVYINTAGIGWIEQPGTIGPAAVRPGDAVVLSGDIGRHGMAILAQREGLAFESPIVSDCAPLWPAVEALLAGGIEVHCLRDLTRGGLATALIEIAESARCGIAIDEAKVAVTEPVRGACELLGLDSFYVANEGRCVAFMPAVQADAAQSLLARTAPGGPVVSIGRVSGGPAGQVTLRSVLGVERVLDRLSGEQLPRIC
- a CDS encoding sulfite exporter TauE/SafE family protein, with amino-acid sequence MIHTLAGPDHYVPFVAMARARNWSWQRTSWITLACGLGHLTSSIGLGIVAAWFGVELQRVAHIESVRGSVATWGLIAFGAIYFAWGLRRAARGQSHDHAHWHTQTGLHRHAHSHEGEHIHVHAGAQVEDGTGRARSITPWVLFAIFVFGPCEPMIPLVMVPAAERDWLGVALVSVVFGTMTLLAMLGAVLLGLYGVQRIRLGVAERYTHALAGLTLLLTGGAMAAFGL
- the hypA gene encoding hydrogenase maturation nickel metallochaperone HypA, translated to MHEFGLAESALQSALAAARDAHAAQVLRVVIRIGELSGVDAESFRFAFASIRAGTPASEAELEIEAVPAKARCGACGRGFSPADSVDGGCPHCGSPHVTIAAGRELDLVRLEVS
- the hypB gene encoding hydrogenase nickel incorporation protein HypB is translated as MATDPRPPPAAADVIHVDVRDPADELPAPPGDPVPGVARTLDLKVRLLDENDRQASANRTLLGSRGIRALNFVSAPGSGKTTLLQRTLAALESEIRCAVLVGDLETDNDARRLRRPGLPVAQITTGSACHLDASMIARGLAALPLEGVRLLFIENVGNLVCPASFDLGENRRVVLLSCTEGEDKPLKYPPMFASAHAVLLTKTDLAAAAGFDLAAARAAIKRAAPQAAMFELSARTGEGFDAWLAYLRALL
- the hypF gene encoding carbamoyltransferase HypF, whose translation is MNDHDAGGKDVSSMITGGTPVPHAARATRSPPASSDDDDRLLEITGTVQGIGFRPFVARLAKELRIRGWVRNNPRGAALRIAGAPDRLDEFLLRLRAELPAAGKIDSLEQPPAGVRADLPPCPAAGFEIIASATTEPPTSAVTPDLAICADCLAELGSPRDRRHGYPFINCTHCGPRYTILRALPYDRPNTTMAEFVMCHDCAREYGDPRNRRHHAQPNACSVCGPHVTLEDPPGKKLAERDEAIAAAAASLLHGNIVAVKGIGGFHLLADGTNETAVAELRRRKHREEKPLAVMFPSLAAVREMAELSEEEERQLTSAAAPIVLVRRRPGAALAVSIAPGNPCVGAFLPYTPLHKLLLDACARPLVATSGNLAEEPLCTGNVEARERLGRIADLFLTHNRAIARPIDDSVIRVARDGPVLLRRARGFAPTPLPLPADCRCRPPLLCVGGELKSTIAVTTDTNLVLSPHIGDLESPLARAAFRHTIDLFRSLHELTFRAVGCDAHPDYASTIFAESLGLPVVRVQHHLAHLLACLLEHGGGPERVLGVAWDGTGYGSDGTIWGGEFIVVDRRAHTARRVGHLRPFRLPGGEAAIRAPWRTALGLLHALSPDASTALNTLPNTPEAQQVRALLDGGRHAPITTSAGRLFDGVAAMLGLRQQVTFEGQAAMDVEAIATDAEPNITGWPMPIGTSEQTGRLELDWRPALAALTRELAHTPVPTLAARFHATLAAGIAALAERVGIEDVVLSGGCFQNVRLLELTTAALQAKGFRVLRHRMLPPNDGGIAAGQALGALWGITSVE